The Pyrococcus kukulkanii genome contains a region encoding:
- the cas3 gene encoding CRISPR-associated helicase Cas3', which produces MDTGELFKKLTEYDPYDYQKRAWAQIEKIMCEGGKVVIEVPTAGGKTEAAVMPFLVEAYNGTWAVSRLIYVLPTRSLVEKQAERIRKLVAKLLQLRGKSKREAEELAEKLVVVEYGLEPTHAFLGWVVVTTWDAFLYGLAAHRTIGSRFTFPAGAIAQSLVVLDEVQMYQDESLYMPRLLSLVVEQLEKANVPVVIMSATIPTELRKMIAGEAEIVGVEEEDRYKPQRGRVDVKVHPGTLEDVLSEIKAELKAGKRVLIVRNTVDRAIETYRKLLEMREELGVEPLLIHGRFTVEDRKKKEKALDSAKLIVATQVVEAGLDLPNIGLVITDIAPLDALIQRIGRCARRPNEEGKAIVLIQTEPVEKVETILGFSDIKEGQLFATITYHKEYGRVVEVHLEDEGKAIYIGDMKTLEGLGKKKRLRDLYILPYLTAPYDPLTLLLTYDELGNLEEHLYSVDKAREALDRVYRFHYANNIVPREFYSAYVYFRELKLFSAPPEYELRSRPELYVMLYVPNETEEKHFKLNRDRIVLDFELNTDRIIRVSYSMVRNHWDNIKGCILGELVREWKTDSQMYLWTLRKDFYLKPLAIYAISRDCYTEEGFLFRRKETTEPEESESAKMLIGRNPVKRSLEKRRPKVVKWHLTPFRG; this is translated from the coding sequence ATGGATACCGGGGAGCTCTTCAAAAAGCTGACTGAATATGACCCCTATGACTACCAAAAGAGGGCGTGGGCGCAGATTGAAAAGATAATGTGTGAGGGAGGAAAAGTTGTCATTGAAGTTCCAACAGCCGGAGGAAAAACGGAAGCTGCAGTAATGCCGTTTCTCGTTGAGGCCTATAACGGAACTTGGGCAGTCTCACGACTGATTTATGTCCTTCCAACTCGCTCTCTCGTGGAGAAGCAGGCCGAGAGAATTAGAAAGCTAGTTGCAAAGCTCCTTCAGCTCAGAGGAAAGTCAAAGAGAGAAGCCGAAGAGCTGGCTGAAAAGCTCGTTGTAGTCGAGTATGGCCTTGAGCCAACCCACGCATTCCTCGGATGGGTTGTCGTTACCACGTGGGACGCGTTCCTCTACGGGCTCGCCGCTCACAGAACCATAGGTAGCAGGTTCACATTCCCAGCGGGCGCAATAGCCCAGAGCCTTGTTGTTCTCGACGAAGTTCAGATGTATCAGGACGAGAGCCTCTACATGCCTCGTCTGCTTTCTCTTGTCGTCGAGCAACTGGAGAAGGCAAACGTTCCAGTTGTTATAATGAGTGCCACAATACCCACCGAACTTAGGAAAATGATTGCCGGGGAGGCTGAAATAGTCGGCGTTGAGGAAGAGGACAGATACAAGCCCCAAAGAGGTAGGGTGGATGTTAAGGTTCATCCTGGAACACTTGAAGACGTTCTCAGTGAGATAAAGGCTGAGCTGAAAGCGGGAAAGCGGGTTCTAATCGTTAGGAACACCGTGGACAGAGCCATTGAGACTTATCGCAAGTTGCTCGAGATGAGGGAGGAGCTTGGCGTTGAACCGCTATTGATACATGGGCGCTTTACCGTGGAGGATAGAAAAAAGAAGGAGAAAGCCCTTGATAGTGCCAAGTTAATCGTGGCGACGCAGGTGGTCGAGGCTGGCCTTGATCTACCAAACATTGGGCTTGTGATTACGGACATAGCCCCACTTGATGCTCTAATTCAACGCATCGGAAGGTGTGCAAGGAGACCTAATGAGGAAGGGAAAGCGATTGTGCTTATTCAAACTGAGCCAGTGGAAAAAGTGGAAACAATTCTCGGATTCTCGGACATTAAAGAGGGACAACTATTTGCCACAATCACATACCATAAAGAATACGGCAGGGTTGTGGAAGTTCACCTAGAAGATGAAGGGAAGGCCATCTACATCGGCGATATGAAAACTCTGGAGGGACTTGGGAAAAAGAAAAGACTCAGGGATCTCTACATCCTGCCTTATCTAACAGCCCCCTACGACCCGCTCACACTCCTCCTCACCTACGACGAGCTCGGAAACCTCGAAGAACATCTCTACAGTGTTGATAAGGCAAGGGAAGCTCTTGACAGAGTTTACCGCTTCCACTACGCCAACAACATCGTCCCGAGGGAGTTCTATTCAGCCTACGTATACTTCCGCGAGCTCAAGCTTTTCTCTGCGCCACCAGAGTACGAGCTTCGTTCAAGGCCTGAACTTTACGTTATGCTCTACGTTCCCAATGAAACTGAAGAGAAGCACTTCAAGCTTAATAGGGACAGGATAGTGTTGGACTTTGAACTCAATACAGATAGGATAATCCGCGTAAGTTACAGCATGGTAAGAAACCACTGGGACAACATCAAAGGCTGCATCCTCGGAGAGCTCGTGAGAGAATGGAAGACAGACTCTCAAATGTATCTCTGGACGCTCAGGAAGGACTTTTATCTGAAACCACTTGCCATCTACGCTATATCACGAGATTGCTACACCGAGGAAGGTTTTCTATTCAGGAGGAAAGAAACAACTGAACCTGAAGAAAGCGAGTCTGCAAAAATGCTGATAGGAAGAAATCCGGTAAAAAGAAGCTTGGAAAAAAGACGTCCAAAGGTAGTCAAATGGCACTTGACGCCTTTCAGGGGGTGA
- the cas5a gene encoding type I-A CRISPR-associated protein Cas5a gives MDILLVRLRFPLYSVARRSFQVRTALLLPSPSALKGALARGLILLRGAEGSTLDEVAEKTIRELEEKLVDVRAVSAAPLGPLVKNAFLLKRLRNLESEKNPEKDDAMRREYVFTTELLVAYIFRELSEEEKALYWKAAMLIDTIGDTESLATPVWAEFAELKEKCAPLAFYAPYKNVERLLTRAVKEKGRVKVFTEAMRVSPDYTKSGGLRHAEEVFYLPITEKRHRRIIYYERTTLVPDVNTAVELDGEVFGIWIPGSSSKS, from the coding sequence ATGGATATCCTTCTTGTCCGCCTCCGCTTTCCACTTTATTCGGTCGCAAGGCGCTCGTTTCAAGTCAGGACAGCACTCCTGCTTCCCTCGCCTTCAGCGCTGAAAGGAGCGCTCGCCAGAGGTCTCATACTTCTCCGGGGAGCCGAGGGAAGTACTCTTGATGAGGTTGCAGAGAAGACTATTCGCGAACTCGAAGAAAAGCTCGTGGATGTTCGAGCAGTAAGTGCCGCTCCGCTCGGTCCGCTTGTGAAGAATGCCTTCCTGCTCAAAAGGCTGAGGAACTTAGAATCCGAGAAGAATCCTGAGAAGGACGACGCCATGAGGAGAGAGTACGTCTTTACCACTGAGCTCCTCGTGGCGTACATCTTCAGGGAACTATCGGAAGAAGAGAAAGCCCTCTACTGGAAGGCAGCAATGCTTATTGACACAATTGGTGATACGGAGAGCCTAGCAACACCCGTATGGGCAGAATTTGCAGAGCTTAAAGAAAAATGTGCTCCTCTAGCGTTCTACGCACCATACAAGAACGTTGAGCGGCTCTTAACTAGAGCTGTGAAGGAGAAGGGCAGGGTTAAGGTGTTCACCGAAGCTATGAGGGTCTCACCCGACTACACAAAGAGTGGGGGGCTGAGGCACGCGGAGGAGGTTTTCTATCTACCTATTACGGAAAAACGGCATAGAAGAATCATCTACTATGAGAGGACAACGCTCGTTCCTGATGTCAACACGGCCGTTGAGCTCGATGGGGAGGTGTTTGGAATATGGATACCGGGGAGCTCTTCAAAAAGCTGA
- the cas7a gene encoding type I-A CRISPR-associated protein Cas7/Csa2 produces MYVRISGRVRLNAHSLNAQGGGGSNYIEITKTKVTVKTENGWAVVEVPAITGNMVKHWHFVGFVDYFRQTPYGNNLTERALRYNGTRFEPLEKKSKWEIPKAGNQVVIFEKKEKKWYLTTAPNYSGQEKASEAHFIKYFADADVHGFLAPTMGIRRVSLVKTSFILPTEDFIRAVEGERIITAIKHNRVDVKETGAIGGSEEGTAQMLFSREYATGVYGFSIVLDLGLVGIPQSNTIKGPVIQDAERRARIESALKALIPMLSGYMGANLARSFPAFKIEEFIAVASNEPIPALVHGFYEDYVEVSKAIVENAKELDFKIKAFSYGVDFVEDAEEVSSVEELVKKLIDSLGGEE; encoded by the coding sequence ATGTACGTTAGGATAAGTGGTAGGGTTAGATTGAATGCCCACTCCCTTAACGCCCAAGGCGGTGGAGGGAGTAATTACATAGAGATAACTAAGACCAAGGTGACCGTCAAGACGGAAAACGGTTGGGCCGTCGTCGAAGTTCCAGCCATTACTGGCAACATGGTCAAGCACTGGCACTTCGTCGGCTTCGTTGATTACTTCCGTCAGACACCCTATGGAAATAACCTCACAGAGAGGGCCCTGAGGTACAATGGGACTAGATTTGAGCCTCTCGAAAAGAAGAGCAAATGGGAAATTCCAAAAGCAGGCAATCAAGTTGTTATATTTGAAAAAAAGGAGAAAAAGTGGTACCTAACTACTGCCCCCAATTATTCAGGTCAAGAGAAAGCATCAGAAGCACACTTCATAAAGTATTTTGCTGATGCAGACGTTCATGGATTCCTTGCTCCAACTATGGGTATTCGTAGGGTTTCCCTCGTCAAGACATCCTTCATTCTCCCAACGGAGGACTTCATTAGAGCTGTTGAAGGGGAGCGCATTATCACCGCAATCAAGCACAATCGCGTTGACGTCAAAGAAACTGGTGCAATAGGGGGCTCGGAGGAAGGAACAGCTCAGATGCTCTTCAGCAGGGAGTACGCTACTGGAGTTTATGGATTCTCAATAGTCCTTGACCTTGGTCTCGTCGGGATCCCGCAGTCAAATACGATAAAGGGGCCTGTTATTCAAGATGCAGAGCGCAGGGCTAGAATAGAGAGCGCTCTTAAAGCCCTAATTCCAATGCTCAGCGGTTACATGGGGGCAAACCTTGCCCGCTCGTTCCCAGCGTTTAAGATCGAGGAATTTATAGCGGTCGCCAGCAACGAGCCAATTCCGGCGCTCGTCCACGGTTTCTATGAGGACTATGTTGAAGTGAGCAAAGCAATTGTGGAGAATGCAAAGGAACTCGATTTCAAAATCAAGGCGTTCAGTTACGGTGTTGATTTCGTTGAAGATGCAGAGGAAGTTAGTTCCGTTGAGGAGCTCGTTAAGAAACTCATTGATTCCCTTGGGGGGGAGGAGTGA
- the csa3 gene encoding CRISPR-associated CARF protein Csa3 produces MRYIATVGFHIDHIFKKDKIILPERLSKTDIDSSVIIYAFQEGASEKDIEMVRGTVTKAREKFEELGIPCLLMEVKNPYEFYKNVQAFKELLIPKTIINLTGGRRILGLELFYAAIQRKDIIESVFYVPKNGTPIELPIVDPEKNLTPLEREILSILREYKKPVSISDIRNVLENRNGTRYSTAAISQYVSRLEKKGYVKKKRKGRRVFVKPLL; encoded by the coding sequence ATGAGATACATTGCAACAGTAGGGTTTCATATTGATCATATTTTTAAGAAGGATAAGATAATTCTCCCAGAACGACTCAGCAAGACAGACATTGATAGTTCTGTCATTATCTACGCGTTCCAAGAAGGTGCATCTGAAAAGGATATTGAAATGGTTCGAGGGACAGTGACAAAGGCTAGAGAAAAGTTTGAAGAACTTGGTATTCCCTGTCTACTTATGGAAGTTAAGAATCCCTATGAGTTTTATAAGAATGTTCAAGCATTCAAGGAGTTACTTATTCCCAAAACAATAATAAATCTAACTGGAGGACGAAGAATACTTGGTTTAGAACTATTTTATGCGGCCATTCAAAGAAAAGATATTATTGAAAGTGTCTTCTATGTCCCAAAGAATGGAACTCCGATAGAGCTTCCAATAGTAGATCCGGAGAAGAACTTGACCCCTCTGGAAAGAGAGATACTTTCCATATTACGCGAATACAAAAAACCTGTGTCTATAAGTGACATCCGCAACGTCTTAGAAAACAGAAATGGGACGCGCTACTCAACCGCAGCTATTAGTCAGTACGTTTCTCGTCTTGAGAAAAAGGGTTATGTGAAGAAAAAACGGAAGGGAAGAAGAGTTTTTGTGAAGCCATTACTCTAA
- the cas1b gene encoding type I-B CRISPR-associated endonuclease Cas1b, whose product MRKRPLTLLSDGTLFRRENTLYFENEKGRKPLAIEGIYDIYIYGHVTITSQALHYLAQKGIVVHFFNHYGFYDGSFYPRETLLSGDLIIKQAKHYLEKEKRMKLAKAFVRGGAKNMERNLRRWKAKADFSRELGELEEVEKITEIMNVEARIREKYYASWDKTLPGRFKIVKRTRRPPKNEMNALISFLNSRLYATIISEIYNTQLAPTISYLHEPHERRFSLALDISEIFKPIIADRIANRLVKQGIIREEHFREDMNGVLLTEDGMRRVIQEYNKELSSSVRHPKLKKNVTKQRLIRLECYKLIKHLVGLEEYEPLIAWF is encoded by the coding sequence ATGAGAAAGCGCCCCCTAACCCTGCTCTCCGATGGAACACTTTTTCGGAGGGAGAACACACTTTACTTCGAGAACGAGAAGGGCAGGAAGCCTCTGGCGATTGAGGGGATTTACGACATCTACATCTATGGCCACGTCACGATAACATCTCAAGCATTGCATTACCTAGCTCAGAAAGGCATCGTTGTTCACTTCTTCAACCACTATGGCTTTTATGATGGAAGCTTTTACCCCAGGGAAACCCTCCTTTCCGGAGATTTGATAATAAAGCAAGCTAAACACTACCTCGAGAAGGAAAAGAGGATGAAACTGGCTAAGGCCTTCGTGAGAGGTGGGGCTAAGAATATGGAGAGGAACCTAAGGAGGTGGAAGGCCAAGGCCGATTTCAGCAGGGAGCTTGGGGAGTTAGAAGAAGTTGAGAAGATAACTGAAATCATGAACGTTGAGGCAAGGATAAGGGAGAAGTACTATGCATCCTGGGATAAAACACTCCCTGGGAGATTTAAAATTGTAAAGAGAACTAGGAGACCGCCGAAAAATGAAATGAACGCCCTAATAAGCTTCCTCAATTCGAGGCTTTATGCAACGATAATTAGCGAGATATACAACACTCAGCTTGCTCCAACAATAAGCTACCTTCACGAGCCGCACGAGAGAAGATTCTCTCTGGCCTTGGATATAAGCGAGATCTTCAAGCCGATAATTGCCGATAGGATTGCAAACAGACTGGTCAAGCAGGGGATTATAAGGGAGGAGCACTTTAGGGAGGATATGAATGGAGTCCTGTTAACGGAGGATGGCATGAGGAGGGTTATACAGGAGTACAACAAGGAGCTGAGTTCTTCGGTAAGGCATCCAAAGCTGAAGAAGAACGTTACGAAGCAGAGGTTGATAAGGCTTGAGTGCTACAAGCTGATAAAGCACCTTGTTGGGCTGGAGGAATATGAACCATTGATTGCTTGGTTTTAG
- a CDS encoding MBL fold metallo-hydrolase: protein MRKFSLIIVAILVLVLAFIPLFRQQNPVRQQECGNKITIVYDNKALSGFKGSWGFAALVKFKNYTMLFDTGGDGEILLSNMKKLGIDPKSIQYIFLSHIHGDHTGGLWAILKENSNVTVFLPSIFPDDFKEKVRSFGAKAVEIYEPKEILDDIYTTGVMFPVGEQALILKTSKGLVVVVGCSHPGIVKMVERAENITGENAYLVVGGFHLFGAPEREIRKIGTSLKRLGVQKIMPCHCTGSRAEDIFAEEFGTNYIECGTGKTISW, encoded by the coding sequence ATGAGAAAGTTTTCCCTCATTATTGTAGCAATCCTTGTGCTTGTCTTAGCGTTCATCCCTTTATTTAGGCAACAGAACCCAGTTAGGCAACAGGAATGTGGGAACAAAATAACCATTGTTTATGACAACAAAGCGTTGAGCGGCTTTAAGGGTTCATGGGGATTCGCCGCACTTGTGAAATTCAAAAACTACACGATGCTTTTTGATACCGGGGGTGATGGCGAAATTCTGCTTAGTAACATGAAGAAGCTTGGCATTGATCCAAAGTCAATTCAGTACATTTTCCTATCTCACATTCACGGAGACCATACCGGTGGATTGTGGGCAATTTTAAAAGAAAACTCAAATGTGACAGTATTTCTCCCAAGTATCTTCCCAGATGATTTTAAAGAAAAAGTTCGAAGCTTTGGGGCAAAGGCCGTTGAAATTTATGAACCCAAAGAAATTTTGGACGATATTTACACTACTGGGGTGATGTTTCCGGTAGGAGAACAGGCTCTAATCTTGAAGACTTCAAAGGGCTTAGTTGTAGTAGTTGGGTGCTCTCATCCTGGGATAGTCAAGATGGTAGAGAGGGCAGAGAATATAACGGGAGAAAATGCTTACTTAGTTGTTGGGGGCTTTCACTTATTTGGAGCCCCAGAAAGAGAAATCAGGAAAATAGGTACAAGCCTCAAAAGGCTGGGAGTTCAAAAAATTATGCCCTGCCACTGCACCGGAAGCAGAGCGGAGGATATTTTTGCGGAGGAATTTGGGACGAATTATATAGAATGTGGTACTGGGAAAACTATAAGCTGGTGA
- the cas4 gene encoding CRISPR-associated protein Cas4: protein MEDYPLLNLFIRGTEVNYLFICPTKLWFFTHGITMEQESEWVDLGKFLHEQRYENEEKEVLVGSIKIDFIRRGDIVEVHEVKLGKSMEKAHEMQALYYLYYLKKLGIKAKAILHYPKLNETKEITLEGHEEEIKEAIREVEKTKPLPTPPKPVKTKKCKKCAYYELCWI from the coding sequence ATGGAAGATTATCCTCTACTAAATCTTTTCATCCGGGGAACTGAAGTGAACTACCTCTTCATCTGCCCAACGAAGCTCTGGTTCTTTACCCATGGAATCACAATGGAACAAGAGAGCGAATGGGTAGACCTAGGAAAGTTCCTGCACGAACAACGCTACGAAAATGAAGAGAAGGAGGTTCTCGTAGGGAGCATAAAGATTGACTTCATCCGCAGGGGTGATATTGTGGAGGTTCATGAGGTTAAGCTGGGCAAAAGCATGGAGAAAGCCCACGAGATGCAGGCACTCTACTACCTTTACTACCTCAAAAAGCTCGGCATAAAAGCGAAGGCAATTCTCCACTATCCCAAGCTCAACGAGACGAAGGAGATAACGCTTGAAGGTCATGAAGAGGAAATTAAAGAAGCTATAAGGGAAGTTGAGAAAACAAAACCACTTCCCACTCCACCAAAACCCGTAAAAACAAAGAAGTGCAAAAAATGTGCATACTATGAACTGTGCTGGATTTGA
- a CDS encoding CRISPR-associated helicase/endonuclease Cas3, whose product MKTCYAKFNPHEFLECHVADAVNVLKSIKENFTWLPDEVFELAFYSLILHDIGKCSGFQDSPRKWGYRHEVLSVPFVQFLSMDERKRKLIALAILTHHKALGEIDPYLPRIPDTPPFMDFEDRIRELKNFREYIERHFLPKVEALEEYFFGKRLGRLKLPENWLKRLTTFNFQELIDWYGENLEKERMLMTFLKGLVNACDHLASAGETSILLLPSIKDKLFAFLPPEHLRPVQREAWNTHGNLLLRAPTGYGKTEAALLWTDKNSIRSKKKIASRIFYVLPYKASINAMHRRLLSIFHDPSLIGVLHSSYSFYLYSSALEYKRLSSLYRKIYTPLKVTTPFQIMKAFFGVGFYEMLRTELTGSLLIFDEIHAYEPNVFGIILAILGQLDILKAKALVMTATLPDFLEELIKETIKPQEIKVPAEEADKFTRHRIKIINGSMGKIGGIIDKLPKPVLVACNTVDRAIETYTRLKNLGLRVLLIHSRFTHGDREEKERLVIEHINEFDAVVATQVVEVSLDVSFGTIVTEPAPLDALIQRFGRVNRRGFGKPADVYVLTKGSKGDKKVYKHYSVVQRTVRILKSLDGEILWESKIPELVSDAYRGVAKDLRKEIEKYREIAEEVFESVKPMQIGESEERFYEMFEGFEAVPSMYQGKVQELLDKGLGIEVYRYLVPVPLWLFMSEREQFHHLSSTGPGRHIIVAELEYSPELGLLREHVRGGEIL is encoded by the coding sequence ATGAAGACCTGCTACGCGAAGTTCAACCCCCACGAATTCTTAGAGTGCCACGTGGCAGACGCTGTAAATGTCCTTAAGAGCATCAAGGAAAACTTTACATGGTTGCCAGATGAAGTGTTTGAGCTCGCCTTCTACTCTTTGATTCTTCACGATATTGGGAAGTGCTCTGGTTTTCAAGACAGCCCAAGAAAGTGGGGTTATAGGCATGAAGTACTCTCAGTTCCCTTCGTTCAGTTTCTAAGTATGGATGAGAGGAAGAGAAAGCTGATAGCCTTGGCAATACTGACCCACCACAAGGCCTTAGGAGAAATAGATCCATACCTTCCTAGGATTCCAGATACTCCTCCCTTCATGGATTTTGAGGATAGGATTCGTGAGCTAAAGAACTTTAGGGAGTACATTGAGAGACACTTCCTCCCGAAGGTTGAGGCCCTCGAGGAATACTTTTTTGGAAAAAGGCTTGGAAGACTAAAACTACCTGAGAACTGGCTTAAGAGGCTTACTACTTTTAATTTTCAGGAGTTAATCGATTGGTATGGGGAGAACCTCGAAAAGGAAAGAATGCTAATGACTTTCCTAAAGGGCCTAGTTAATGCGTGCGATCACTTAGCTTCCGCCGGCGAAACCAGCATCCTTCTCCTTCCAAGCATTAAGGACAAACTCTTTGCCTTCCTTCCCCCGGAGCACCTTAGGCCAGTACAGAGGGAGGCTTGGAACACTCATGGAAACTTGCTTTTGAGAGCCCCAACGGGCTACGGAAAGACCGAAGCGGCGCTACTGTGGACGGACAAGAATTCCATTAGAAGTAAGAAAAAGATAGCGAGCAGGATATTCTACGTTCTGCCCTATAAGGCAAGTATAAACGCCATGCACCGCAGGTTGCTCTCCATATTCCACGATCCAAGCTTGATTGGAGTTCTCCACAGCTCCTATTCCTTCTACCTTTACTCTTCTGCTTTGGAGTACAAGAGGCTCAGCTCCCTCTACAGGAAGATCTATACCCCGCTGAAGGTTACCACACCCTTCCAAATAATGAAAGCCTTCTTTGGAGTTGGATTCTACGAGATGCTCAGGACTGAACTTACAGGCTCCCTATTGATATTCGACGAGATACACGCTTATGAGCCAAACGTATTCGGAATAATCTTGGCTATCCTTGGCCAGCTTGATATCCTCAAGGCAAAGGCGCTGGTAATGACGGCAACCCTCCCCGATTTCCTTGAGGAGCTAATAAAGGAAACGATAAAGCCACAAGAAATTAAAGTGCCGGCTGAAGAAGCAGATAAGTTCACCAGGCATAGAATTAAAATCATTAACGGTAGCATGGGCAAGATTGGAGGGATAATAGACAAGCTTCCGAAGCCCGTTCTCGTAGCATGTAACACCGTCGACAGGGCCATTGAAACATATACTAGGCTTAAGAATCTCGGTCTTAGGGTTCTTCTTATCCACAGTAGATTCACCCATGGAGATAGGGAGGAAAAGGAAAGACTCGTCATCGAGCACATAAACGAATTCGATGCTGTTGTTGCTACTCAAGTTGTGGAGGTTTCTCTCGATGTCAGCTTTGGAACGATAGTTACGGAACCTGCCCCCTTAGATGCCCTAATTCAAAGGTTTGGGAGGGTGAACAGGAGAGGATTTGGAAAGCCCGCTGATGTTTATGTCCTAACTAAGGGATCGAAGGGAGACAAAAAGGTTTACAAACACTATTCCGTGGTTCAAAGGACTGTCAGGATCCTAAAATCTCTGGATGGTGAGATCTTGTGGGAGTCAAAAATTCCTGAATTGGTGAGTGATGCCTACAGAGGAGTTGCAAAGGATCTTAGAAAGGAGATAGAAAAGTACAGGGAAATTGCCGAGGAAGTCTTCGAGAGCGTTAAGCCAATGCAGATTGGCGAAAGCGAAGAGAGGTTTTACGAGATGTTTGAAGGCTTTGAGGCGGTGCCTAGTATGTATCAGGGCAAAGTTCAAGAGTTGCTTGATAAAGGTCTCGGAATTGAAGTCTACAGGTACCTTGTTCCGGTTCCGTTATGGCTCTTCATGAGCGAAAGAGAGCAGTTCCATCACCTTAGCTCTACTGGACCAGGAAGACACATAATAGTGGCGGAACTTGAGTACAGCCCCGAGCTTGGCCTATTAAGGGAGCATGTTAGAGGGGGAGAAATTCTCTAG
- the cas5b gene encoding type I-B CRISPR-associated protein Cas5b has translation MIRVKLKAWTASFRFPTFQSGYQPTLPVPPPSTIQGILSAAKGEPVYLTELPYLGYVFKSEGIGIDLERIYALGKVETDIVRREFHYNAELYLYLPDEWEEVFRKPRYQLLMGRSSDIATVEEIRKVNLEEKEAVLGGTVVPVELGIPGIVHALVVEFDYTSTPRRARLVKPFIILPYPRTWAERKRQTAKVFYDPDLEIGVYLHRWSK, from the coding sequence ATGATCAGGGTGAAGCTCAAGGCTTGGACTGCTTCGTTTAGATTTCCCACTTTTCAATCGGGTTATCAGCCTACCCTTCCCGTTCCACCACCCTCAACTATACAGGGAATACTATCGGCCGCTAAGGGGGAGCCAGTGTACCTAACTGAGCTCCCCTATCTCGGCTACGTCTTCAAGAGTGAAGGCATTGGCATTGATCTCGAGAGGATTTATGCACTAGGTAAGGTTGAAACAGATATAGTGAGAAGAGAGTTCCACTACAACGCCGAGCTCTACCTCTACCTCCCTGACGAATGGGAAGAAGTCTTCAGGAAACCTAGATATCAGCTTCTCATGGGTAGATCAAGCGACATCGCAACCGTCGAGGAAATAAGAAAAGTTAACCTTGAAGAAAAAGAAGCCGTCCTAGGCGGAACAGTTGTACCCGTGGAGCTTGGAATTCCTGGGATAGTACACGCTCTCGTAGTTGAGTTCGACTACACCTCAACTCCAAGGAGGGCCAGATTAGTTAAGCCATTCATAATCCTCCCATATCCCAGGACATGGGCCGAAAGAAAGAGGCAAACTGCAAAGGTTTTTTACGATCCTGATCTTGAGATCGGAGTTTACCTTCACAGGTGGAGTAAATGA